In one window of Caballeronia sp. TF1N1 DNA:
- the priB gene encoding primosomal replication protein N, with product MNRLQLTASVVEREPVRYTPAGVPIASCTLHHRTEVVEAGIARQVELTMPAVAAGEVSGRLESCQMGVETRFTGFLAKKSRNARTLVFHITELQDIGKD from the coding sequence GTGAACAGGCTGCAACTGACAGCAAGCGTCGTGGAACGCGAACCGGTGCGATACACGCCCGCCGGCGTACCAATCGCAAGCTGCACGTTGCATCACCGAACGGAAGTCGTCGAAGCGGGCATTGCCCGTCAAGTCGAACTGACAATGCCGGCCGTAGCCGCCGGCGAGGTGAGCGGCAGACTGGAAAGCTGTCAGATGGGCGTGGAAACACGCTTCACCGGCTTTCTGGCTAAAAAAAGCCGCAACGCACGAACCCTGGTGTTTCACATCACAGAATTGCAGGACATTGGAAAGGACTGA
- the rpsR gene encoding 30S ribosomal protein S18, producing MPRPTGKKFDKRRQQQNPLFKRKKFCRFTAAGVEYIDYKDTETLKDFVGENGKITPARLTGTKAHYQRQLDTAIKRARFLALLPYTDLHKA from the coding sequence ATGCCCCGCCCGACTGGTAAAAAATTCGACAAGCGTCGTCAGCAACAAAACCCGCTCTTCAAGCGCAAGAAGTTCTGCCGTTTCACGGCAGCCGGTGTCGAGTACATCGACTACAAAGACACGGAAACGCTGAAGGACTTCGTCGGCGAAAACGGCAAGATCACGCCGGCTCGTCTGACTGGCACGAAGGCGCACTATCAGCGCCAGCTCGACACGGCAATCAAGCGCGCGCGTTTCCTCGCGCTCCTGCCGTACACCGACCTGCACAAGGCCTAA